ATaacctaatttcaaaatatcgcgattctccgttgaaaaatgctactttgggTTGCGAGAGTCAATCAAAAATGGGTTTCTTTCGGgttcaaaattcaattcaaaatggGTTTCAAAAAAGCCCAACTTTGCGACGATCATTACTCGAACACGGTGGGTAATATGGAAAAAACATATGCTGcctttttaatagaaaattttataggcttaatttttgctctgaagtattttcacgcaaaaaatgactttttcaccGACTTTCAGGTCAAAAGCCgaaaaaatagcgattttaggcctaaaaatccaagatggcggctaaagCTCTACTTCAggaatggtgcaaaattaacCCTTATTTACGGACCTCATAGTAcgtcttttaaaaaaacgtcTAGCTTTCCAGCATGTAATTCAATATTCATTCCCTTGGTGCCTGGCCTATTCACGTATCTTAACCCGAATTATACAGAGACTCTAAAACACCCTGAGAGTTTTCCCTGTTTTGTCTACAGGCACTAGTGATCACCCAGCAAATCGCGTGAAACCATGGGCAACCCGGAGATCCCAGATGAGACCGAAGTGGCGGAGATGATCCAGAGCCTCGCCGACTGGCTCTCGAAGCAGCCGCACCTTCCGCGCATCCAGGACGACAAGGTCCTCCTCCGCAAGTTCCTCGTCAACTGCAAGTACCGCGTCCAGAAGGCCAAGACCAAGATCGACCAGTACTACTCCGCGCGAACGGCGCATCCAGAGATCTACCTCAACCGCGACCCCACCTCCGCCGCCATCCAGACCATCTCGGAACTTTGTCCCGTGTTCCCCCTCCCTCGGCGGACGCCCCGCGGGGAGCTGGTCTTCGTAGCCCGCGCCGAGCCTCAGATCGAGGACATCATCCCCATGGACTACCTCCGCTACCTCACCATGGTTCTGGACGTCTTGCTCCTCGAGGAGGACAAACTCGACTTCCTCGTCGTCATCGACTACCGCGGGTACTCCTTCCAGCACTTCCTCAAGTTCACGACGATCGCGGGCCTGTGCACGGAGCTCATGCTGGAGGTTTACCCGGGGCAGTACAAGGGCACGCACTGCGTCAACGTCCCGCCCTTCATCGATAGCATCGTGGCGTTGCTCAAGAGGGCGGTCAAGCCGAAGCTGAGGGACCGCGTCCATGTCCACACGCAGCTGGACACGTTCCACGATGTGGTGGGCAAGGATTTCTTGCCGTCTGATCTTGGAGGCGCCGATGGCTCTATCAAGGAATTGAATGGTACCTAACCGctgttttttcaaat
The genomic region above belongs to Bemisia tabaci chromosome 8, PGI_BMITA_v3 and contains:
- the LOC109037204 gene encoding alpha-tocopherol transfer protein-like gives rise to the protein MGNPEIPDETEVAEMIQSLADWLSKQPHLPRIQDDKVLLRKFLVNCKYRVQKAKTKIDQYYSARTAHPEIYLNRDPTSAAIQTISELCPVFPLPRRTPRGELVFVARAEPQIEDIIPMDYLRYLTMVLDVLLLEEDKLDFLVVIDYRGYSFQHFLKFTTIAGLCTELMLEVYPGQYKGTHCVNVPPFIDSIVALLKRAVKPKLRDRVHVHTQLDTFHDVVGKDFLPSDLGGADGSIKELNDMYRKKVESYGDWLKSQENVRSNEELRPAASRDSMEMGIEGSFRRLRVD